The window ATTAATCTAGGCAATCCCTACAAATTAGGGATATACCAGCTAACTAATAGACGATAACTATGGAAACTAGATAAGTACTAAATTTGTTACAAAATGTTGAATATAAAACTATACACTGAACAATTAGAACGCTGACGTTGATGCTGATACTGAGTCATACGCTGACGCTGAGTGATCAGTCTCAAATATCATCATATTATAAGGTTCGACCTTAcatagtccgatggaaacatttgaatgggccgaatctcacttgggaaacagaaatTGACATGAGGAGTCGCCACCCACATTTGTTTGCTGATGCGTGATTCcgagacggaatcatcctaagggggagagaattgtaacgcccgagtTTCAGGGCTAAACATTTTAGACGATGTAAtggtctaggtcaactattgtaactctttttgaagtaataaagatgaattatttgagtattatgtgaattgtgTGCATTTATGTGGTTATAACTTAATTATAaaggtataattaataaagaataaaaataagcatcaaaattaaagtgtgagataaacctgataactttacataaagttgtagtggtcgaaacaaggattctgagGATATAaacaacgccgaaatccgagttataacgaagaagttatgaccctcggagtttcgcgacggaactggaacgagagagagagagagagagagagagagagagagagagagagagagagaaagagagggttaattttttaattaattaaagataaaacttcaaaaatggtccctgtgattttcaaaaatatcaagtttagtccctaagttcaaaaaacctcacagatggtccatgtggtttcaaaacttttaacaaatggtccttttcgctAACTCCGCTAACTTTTGACCGTTAAGTGAAGAGTATTTCAGTCATTTcacaaccacagggaccatttatgaagttttgccttcaattttttaaaaaaagaaaaataaatataattatttaatattaaagggccTCTCTCTCTCCATCTTCCATTTTCTTCTTCAATTGACTGCAACACACTCGTATCTGAGAAGCTCCATCCGAAcgcccctgctgctgctactttTCTGTTGAGAATTATTTTCGGAGACGAGGCAAAAGGACCGAGGAAGGTTCACCGGAAAAAGAATTCATCCCCACCACTTTACCTCCTTAGCTTCGTTGGAGCTCAACCCCAAACACCCCACCTCAATCGTTGTTGCTGCAGCTGCTCTGATTCCCTTCCGAATCATTGCTATTGGTGACAAGGAAGAAACCACGATGAGGCTCGTCGGGGAGCAGCCTCGCCACCTCCTCCGGTCGTTCATCGCatctcccccccccccttcgCACCTTTCCTCACCGGAGTTGCAGGCGCAGCTTACCTGTTTCCCTTGgatcttccttccttccttctccTTCGTAGGTCAATGCTTAAGCAGCCCTTGCTACTTCAGATCTTATTCCTCCTTCATCAGTGCGATTGAGCACCTGTGACACTCCCTTTGATTGGTGATTGCAGCTGCCTCCCTCCCATGTGTGTCTTGATGTTGGATCGGGAAAAGTAACAGTGAAAGAGGGCTCGTCGGAGATCGACGCCACCCCTCCTCACGATTGCCAGCCAGTGTCGGAGACTCCAATTGTCCGCCTCGCTCGTTTCTTTCCTTCCTGATCAGATGAAGGAGAAGACTAAGAATCAAAGATCCTTTTCCCCCCATTTATAGTTATTGATAATCAGCCTCTTGTTTTGCTCTTTGTGATCGATTGCCACCACCGAACCACCAATTCCCTGCCATCGAATTATCGTCCGTTCTCTTACCTATCTGATGAAGAAGACGACCCTTGTTTCAATTATCAGAATTgtcaaaatggtccctgtggttgtgAAATGACTGAAATACCCTTCACTTAACTGTCAAAAGTTAACGGAGTTagcgaaaaggaccatttgttaaaagttttcaaaccacagggaccatctgtgagattttttgaacttagggactaaacttgatatttttgaaaaccacagagactatttttgaagttttgtcttaattaatttttagattaaatacaaaaaacatataaaatgtataaaaaaaaatattttaatcctTTTAAATTTCTGAATGATCAAAATAAAACATTGTAAAAATGTCAATAAAAAATACGGTTTAAACTAAAACCCAAAAGAACTACATATCACATGTTACACTTTTGTCTATTAGACCTTGTGGTATACATACCACGAAGCAAATCGTGGTCTAGCTGGCCACGAGAAAGTCTTGTGCACACCACCCCGATGTTCCGTGGTCGGGCGTGGTCGTGCTCGTGCTCATGCTCATCTGTGCTCCCGACGACAAAATCAAACGGAGAAGATGATTGGTTGTTGGTTTATTTGGCCGTTGAATGACTATTTTGAccgtttttttttcaaacttagTTCGCTACATAAATAAACCTTCTATTTTCACCAAAACTTACACCTCATTCTAATCTTCATTCTCTAAAACCACAAAACACATATACATGGATTCCACaaaacatattgaatttctaaaaGCTTTTGACTCGGATGACGACGTAGAATTTGTCGACACATTCTTCAACGTTGTGCAACACATTCATGACGAAGAAAGTTCGAATGCAGCTCGTACAAGGGCGGTCGTCAATCGTGATCGCCAAGCCGCACATGACTTATTGGTACGTGATTACTTTGCCGATAATTGTCTTTATAATGACGACTCCTTCGAACGTCGTTTCCGTTTGAATAAGGCTATATTTTTACGTATTAGTAATGCCTTAGAATCTCGTTATGATTTTTTCAAACGAAAACCCGACGCTAGAGGAAGAATGAGTTTTAGTAGTATACAAAAATGTGCGGCTGCTCTTAGGTATTTGGGATACGGTATAGCATTCGATGCAGCTGACGAATACTTGAAAGTATCTGAGAGGACCGCAGTTGAATGTGTAGATTGGTTTTCTGCATGTGTTTATGAGGTTTTTCACGAAGAATATTTGCGCAAACCTACTCAACGTGATATTGAGAGATTATATTCGGCTCATGAAGAGAGACATGGATTTCCGGGTATCCTTGGCAGTCTAGATTGTACACATGTGGCTTGGGAAAAATGTCCAACTGCATGGCGTGGTCAGTTCACTCGAGGAGATATAGGTGAACCAACTATCATCCTAGAAGTTGTTGCATCTCAAGATTTGTGGATATGACATGCCTTTTTTGGAGTAGCGGGGTCTAACAACGATCTTAATGTTCTTGGTCATTCTCCACTTTTCAACGATATTTTGACCGGCAAAGCACCTGATTTGACGTTCACGGTGAACGGGCACGCGTACAAATACAATTACTGCCTTGGTGATGGGATATACCCGAATTATTCTACATTGACGAAGGCATACTCGGTTCCTCGAAGTGGAAAGGCAatgttttttacaaaaaaacagGAATCGGCGAGAAAGGATATGGAGAGGGCATTTGGAGTCCTTAAGCAGTCATGACATGTAGTGAAATATGCTACACGACTCTGGGATAAAGAAAGAATTAAACGAATGGTCCTAACATATATGATAATGCATAATAAGATTATCGAAGATGAAGGTCAAGCGATTTGCACGTATGATCCGAATGAcgttgtcgttccaattgaggagTTCGTACCCGGAACGAATGCGTTTTTAGAGTGAGTTGTTGAAATTCATAACAGTGAAACGTGTTTCAATATTCGAGAAGATGTCGTAGAACATTTGTACCAACATAACATGAACGACGATTAGgttttttatatgtatgtttctttgtttttttaattaatgtaatttttttttctaaattaactAAGTAATATAGTTTGAagttgtaattttatttttataattaatgaaactatagtttaaaaaaatgaatgctttttaattataaaaaatataattttattgtatttttgaattaaaaataaataaaaacaatgatGTGGAGTGATGTGTTAATCATAGCTATCCCATGTTAGTTAGTGGTAGGGATTGTGATGTTCATATGACACTCACCACATATATATGATATATGGTGAATATAACGGATTAACTTGtttacattttgttataatttccGGACGTTATCATTTGATAAAGACATCTCTAGTTTTAGGAATTAACCCTTGAAATAATGAAATATCGATCATATAATAAAAGCCAAATTAACATCAGTGTACTTAGTGTTCATCACTCTCGTTCACTTTCCGTCTGGTACTCTGGTATATGTAGTCTTCATCTTCAACATCCAGTGCAAACACTCACATACACTTATTGTCTTACACTCTTACTTCCGGTGACTCACAAGCATGGAGACAAGAAATCTCATCCGATTTCTCTTCCTCACTGTAATCGTCGCCCTCCTCCTCCTGTTCACTTTTACCAACCTACCATATACCCTGCCACTCACCAACAAAGCGGAGGAGTTACTCGACTGCTCCACCAACTCACGGTGGTGCACCTCCAAAAACCGTTTCTTTCAATCCAATATCAAACAACCACCCAAACCCACCACCCGCCTCCACACCGCCGACGTACCCCACCACCCACTGGACCCCCTCACCCTCAACGAACTCAACAAAGTCCGCTCCATCCTCCTCTCCCACGCGCTATTCCTGAACTCCAACACCTACGCACTTCACTCCGTCGTGCTCGAAGAACCAGACAAGTCCGTCGTGCTGGCGTGGAACCACGGGGAGCCTCTGCCACCACGTAAGGCGTCTGTCATTGCACGTGTCAACGGCCAAGCACACGTGTTCAGCGTTGATTTGGGTTCCGGAGAGGTGAGTCTTGTCGACGTCGGAGAACACTCCGGTTACCCAACGATGACAATTGAAGACATGACGTCATCAACATGGGCTCCACTTGGGAACGCTGATTTCAACCGTTCGATTTTGGCACGTGGCGTCGATCTAAAGGATCTCGCTTGTCTGCCGATTTCACTTGGGTGGTTCGGAGAAAAAGAGGAAAACCGGCGGCTGATTAAGGTGCAATGTTACTCCATGGAAGGAACAGCAAATTTCTACATGAGACCAATCGAAGGGCTGACAGTTGTTCTCGATATGGATACAAAACAAGTGGTGGAGATCATCGATAAAGGGAAGAACATCCCGATACCAAAGGCCGCAGGTACAGACTATCGTTTCTCCGCACAAAACTCCAAAATAAATCTTGTAAACCCGATATCCATCGAGCAACCGAAGGGTCCGAGTTTCACCATTGAAGATGATCATCTAGTGAAATGGGCAAACTGGGAATTTCACCTCAAACCCGACCCGAGAGCAGGGGTGGTGATATCTCGGGTCAAGGTGATAGATCCGATTACCCGAGAGATGAGGAATGTGATGTATAAAGGGTTTACTTCGGAGCTATTTGTTCCTTATATGGATCCTACCGACGCTTGGTATTTCAAGACGTATATGGACGCCGGTGAATACGGGTTCGGACTTCAGGCGATGCCGTTGGACCCACTTAATGATTGCCCACGTAACGCTTATTATATGGACGGTGTGTTCGCCGCCGGCGACGGGACGCCGTATGTCCGGTCAAATATGGTTTGTGTTTTTGAGAGTTACGCCGGCGATATTGGGTGGCGACACTCTGAAAGTCCGATCACCGGACTGGAGGTAAAATAGGATTCCGATTTCTACCTAATGTTTAAATTGTAGTATGATTTGAAGGTTATTTGAGTGGAATTTTCATGGTGATGTGGATTTGCAGATACGAGAGGTGAGACCGAAGGTGACGCTAGTTGTAAGAATGGCAGCTTCCGTTGCGAATTATGATTATATTGTGGATTGGGAGTTTCAGACGGATGGGTTGATTAGAGTGAAGGTCAGCTTATTTGCACACACCTTATCTAAAAACTAGAAAATTTTCAAGTCGAAGTTCGAATTACGTAAAGCTAAACTTGTGAAATGTCAtgcataattaaattaaatacataACTTAGTAAGGTAGAAGTTAATTTATATGTaaaattggttttttattttgcATGACATTAAGTTTatataaaaatttgattttgaaattgtattttttttttccaattaagtcattaactaattttataattttgttgcAAATTTAACCCATTCACCGGTTTGCACGGTTATTTCATGTATTCCACTTATTGATTAGGCAAAAAAGTGAATGAGAGTTCCACGTATGATTATGGTTTGCAAACATCTAGGTTAAATTTAAAAATCACGTAGACATGTACGTATTTTCTCTTATTTCTTATT of the Lactuca sativa cultivar Salinas chromosome 6, Lsat_Salinas_v11, whole genome shotgun sequence genome contains:
- the LOC111904210 gene encoding uncharacterized protein LOC111904210, which encodes MDSTKHIEFLKAFDSDDDVEFVDTFFNVVQHIHDEESSNAARTRAVVNRDRQAAHDLLVRDYFADNCLYNDDSFERRFRLNKAIFLRISNALESRYDFFKRKPDARGRMSFSSIQKCAAALRYLGYGIAFDAADEYLKVSERTAVECVDWFSACVYEVFHEEYLRKPTQRDIERLYSAHEERHGFPGILGSLDCTHVAWEKCPTAWRGQFTRGDIAGSNNDLNVLGHSPLFNDILTGKAPDLTFTVNGHAYKYNYCLGDGIYPNYSTLTKAYSVPRSGKAMFFTKKQESARKDMERAFGVLKQS
- the LOC111903738 gene encoding amine oxidase [copper-containing] gamma 2 — translated: METRNLIRFLFLTVIVALLLLFTFTNLPYTLPLTNKAEELLDCSTNSRWCTSKNRFFQSNIKQPPKPTTRLHTADVPHHPLDPLTLNELNKVRSILLSHALFLNSNTYALHSVVLEEPDKSVVLAWNHGEPLPPRKASVIARVNGQAHVFSVDLGSGEVSLVDVGEHSGYPTMTIEDMTSSTWAPLGNADFNRSILARGVDLKDLACLPISLGWFGEKEENRRLIKVQCYSMEGTANFYMRPIEGLTVVLDMDTKQVVEIIDKGKNIPIPKAAGTDYRFSAQNSKINLVNPISIEQPKGPSFTIEDDHLVKWANWEFHLKPDPRAGVVISRVKVIDPITREMRNVMYKGFTSELFVPYMDPTDAWYFKTYMDAGEYGFGLQAMPLDPLNDCPRNAYYMDGVFAAGDGTPYVRSNMVCVFESYAGDIGWRHSESPITGLEIREVRPKVTLVVRMAASVANYDYIVDWEFQTDGLIRVKVGLSGILMVKGTSYVNMNQVNQEENLYGTLLSENVIGVIHDHYITFYLDMDIDGPPNSFIKVNIKREETAPGESPRRSYLKAVRNTAKTEKDAQVKLKLYDPSEYHIVNPSKRTRVGNPVGYKLVPGGTAASLLDLDDPPQKRGAFTNNQIWVTPYNKSEEWAGGLFTYQSQGEDTLAVWSERDRSIENKDIVMWYTLGFHHVPCQEDFPIMPTVSSSFDLKPVNFYESNPILNIPPNNENDLPVCSASAESSA